A portion of the Ascaphus truei isolate aAscTru1 unplaced genomic scaffold, aAscTru1.hap1 HAP1_SCAFFOLD_1792, whole genome shotgun sequence genome contains these proteins:
- the LOC142476923 gene encoding histone H4: protein MTGRGKGGKGLGKGGAKRHRKVLRDNIQGITKPAIRRLARRGGVKRISGLIYEETRGVLKVFLENVIRDAVTYTEHAKRKTVTAMDVVYALKRQGRTLYGFGG from the coding sequence ATGACTGGTCGCGGCAAAGGAGGAAAAGGGCTCGGGAAAGGAGGTGCCAAGAGGCACAGGAAGGTTCTTCGTGACAACATCCAAGGCATTACCAAGCCTGCTATCCGCCGCCTGGCTCGCAGAGGAGGAGTGAAGCGCATCTCCGGTCTCATCTATGAAGAGACCCGTGGGGTGCTCAAGGTTTTCCTGGAGAATGTGATCCGGGACGCGGTCACCTACACCGAGCACGCTAAGAGGAAGACAGTCACCGCTATGGACGTGGTGTATGCTCTCAAGCGCCAGGGCCGCACTCTCTATGGATTCGGAGGCTAA